Proteins encoded within one genomic window of Diorhabda sublineata isolate icDioSubl1.1 chromosome 1, icDioSubl1.1, whole genome shotgun sequence:
- the LOC130441569 gene encoding uncharacterized protein LOC130441569, which translates to MTILPATYIGSPRHMHEHAQDAMSYVRHYGTADLFITFTCNPQWIEIKQELFSGQSPIDRHDITARVFRQKLKSLMDFIVKYNVFGETRCWMYSVEWQKRGFPHAHILIWLVEKIRPNEVDAVISAEIPDVQVDPGLVIKHMIHGPCGTLNQNSPCMMDGKCSKRYPRTLISETITGNDGYPLYRRRSTADNGKSTKSTEP; encoded by the coding sequence ATGACTATTCTTCCAGCAACATACATCGGAAGCCCTCGGCATATGCACGAACATGCTCAAGATGCCATGTCGTATGTTCGTCATTATGGTACAGCAGATTTGTTCATCACATTTACATGCAATCCGCAATGGATAGAAATCAAGCAGGAGTTATTCTCTGGGCAATCACCCATTGATCGTCATGATATTACAGCCAGAGTCTTTAGACAAAAGTTGAAATCATTAATGGATTTTATCGTAAAATATAATGTGTTTGGTGAGACACGCTGCTGGATGTATTCTGTGGAGTGGCAGAAACGAGGATTTCCACATGCACACATTTTGATTTGGTTGGTTGAAAAGATAAGGCCAAATGAAGTTGATGCAGTGATATCAGCTGAAATCCCTGATGTACAAGTAGATCCTGGATTAGTTATCAAACACATGATACATGGTCCCTGTGGAACTCTTAATCAAAATTCACCGTGTATGATGGATGGTAAATGTTCAAAACGATATCCACGGACATTAATATCGGAAACAATTACTGGTAATGACGGTTATCCATTGTATCGTCGCAGATCGACAGCAGACAAtggaaaatcaacaaaatcaacaGAACCTTAA
- the LOC130446221 gene encoding facilitated trehalose transporter Tret1-like → MAPNESKQFLQKDCVNTRIVDNNSSWILYLSAFSADLLWVFMGSIMVWPSSVLPKLMSNNTDVNPLGRPITTLEASCIVSSTPFSVIFGLLIASIPADIIGRKKTLLSYTTILFCSITTIAFARNTYIYYFCFCCVGITFAGIFINVVIYNTEIADDKNRAWLSCCVSLGLPVGQLYSFVLGASIQSVKIFFLLTTIPGIIHFLLYNFTVESPIYFIIKNDKTLAIESLKKLRNFDDFIDTEYKSMEEFFTTHGNKKAKFLNLLKTNKSRKAFFLSLLLIYTQQMSGINVLFAYLGLIFNEAGATLSGNEVGIIAGSVNLTTVLILIFIINKFGRRPLMLISSFSCSISLLSIAFYFFLKEKHSTFIDSIRWLPVLSIILFILSYGLGLGSIPMGYIGELFSNELRATGVSAAFMLAAVVSSVFDFGFPLLSESLGIYFCLFMFSSATFIGFVLLYICLPETRGKSFNEIQNMLDTKKTMIV, encoded by the exons ATGGCACCAAAtgaaagtaaacaatttttacaaaaagatTGTGTGAATACAAGGATTGTTGACAATAATTCATCGTGGATTTTATATTTGAGTGCATTTTCAG cTGATTTATTGTGGGTGTTCATGGGTTCCATTATGGTTTGGCCTTCTTCAGTACTTCCGAAGTTAATGTCAAACAATACGGATGTAAATCCATTGGGAAGACCAATAACAACTTTAGAAGCTTCTTGTATAGTTTCGTCAACACCGTTTTCGGTTATATTTGGTTTATTAATAGCATCAATACCAGCAGATATTATAGGAAGGAAAAAAACGTTATTGTCTTATACAACCATATTATTTTGTTCTATAACTACAATAGCTTTTGCAAGGAATacttatatttattacttttgtttttgttgtgtCGGTATTACTTTCGCgggtatttttataaatgtcgTTATTTATAATACTGAAATAGCAGATGATAAAAACAGAGCTTGGTTAAGTTGCTGCGTGAGTTTAGGACTACCGGTTGGGCAACTATATAGTTTTGTTTTAGGAGCTTCTATACAAagcgtcaaaatattttttcttcttactACTATTCCCggaataatacattttttattgtataatttcaCCGTCGAATCCCcgatttatttcattattaaaaacgaTAAAACTCTAGCTattgaaagtttgaaaaaattgagaaatttcgacgattttatagacacagAATATAAATCGATGGAGGAATTTTTTACTACACACGGTAATAAAAAAgcgaaatttctaaatttattgaaaactaataaatcaagaaaagcattttttttgagtttattaCTCATTTATACACAACAAATGTCTGGTATTAACGTACTTTTTGCGTATTTAGGTTTAATTTTCAATGAAGCCGGAGCAACCCTTTCAGGAAACGAAGTAGGTATCATAGCCGGTTCTGTTAACCTTACaactgttttaattttaatttttataataaataaattcggaAGAAGACCATTGATGcttatatcttcattttcttgttCTATATCTTTATTAAGTATcgctttttacttttttctcaAAGAAAAACACTCGACTTTTATTGATTCAATTCGTTGGTTACCAGTTCTTTCTATTATCCTCTTTATTCTATCATACGGTTTAGGATTAGGAAGCATTCCTATGGGATACATAGGAGAATTGTTTTCCAATGAATTAAGAGCAACAGGTGTATCCGCAGCTTTCATGTTAGCTGCTGTAGTTTCTTCAGTTTTTGATTTCGGATTTCCTTTATTATCAGAATCTCTTGGTATATACTTTTGTTTGTTCATGTTTAGTTCGGCTACTTTTATCGGTTTTGTTTTACTGtatatttgtttaccagaaACCAGAGGTAAGAGTTTTAACGAAATCCAAAATATGCTAGATACGAAAAAAACTATGATCGTTTGa
- the LOC130441647 gene encoding ATP-dependent DNA helicase PIF1-like — protein sequence MILLAGDFRQTLPVIPRSTPADELNACLKSSNLWKHVKVLHLSKNMRVELQNDQSGNIFSKQLIDIGNGKLPIDMLTGCINFPQSFCQLTQSKDELIQKVFPDVSQNYRNHHWLSERAILAAKNIDVNELNFKIQEQITGELRIYKSVDSATNQDDVVNYPPEFLNSLDLPGLPPHNLQLKVGSVVIMLRNINQPRLCNGTRLAIKKLLNNVIEATILKEKYKGEDVLIPRIPMIPTDVPFEFKRLQFPVRLAFAMTINKSQGQSLSVCGINLENPCFSHGQLYVACSRVGKPSDLFIYAPGNQTKNIVYHKALQ from the coding sequence ATGATTTTATTAGCAGGAGATTTTCGTCAAACATTGCCAGTGATTCCACGATCAACGCCAGCTGATGAACTCAATGCATGTCTAAAGTCCTCCAATTTGTGGAAACATGTCAAAGTACTTCATTTAAGCAAGAATATGCGTGTCGAGTTGCAAAATGACCAATCTGGAAACATATTCTCTAAACAACTCATTGACATTGGTAATGGCAAATTACCTATAGACATGTTGACTGGCTGCATTAACTTTCCTCAAAGTTTTTGTCAGTTAACTCAATCAAAAGATGAACTTATTCAGAAGGTGTTTCCAGATGTTTCTCAAAATTACAGAAACCATCATTGGTTGAGCGAACGAGCTATACTGGCTGCAAAAAACATAGatgtaaatgaattaaatttcaaaattcaagaaCAAATTACAGGCGAATTGAGGATATATAAATCAGTTGATTCGGCTACTAATCAAGATGATGTAGTCAACTATCCACCGGAATTTTTAAACTCGCTGGATTTGCCAGGATTGCCACCTCACAATCTTCAATTAAAGGTCGGATCGGTGGTCATAATGTTGCGAAATATCAACCAACCGCGTCTTTGCAACGGTACACGGTTagcgataaaaaaattactaaacaaTGTGATAGAAGCAACTATACTCAAAGAAAAGTATAAAGGAGAAGATGTTCTCATACCGCGCATCCCAATGATTCCGACTGATGTGCCATTTGAGTTTAAACGACTACAGTTTCCAGTGCGGCTTGCTTTTGCTATGACTATAAACAAGTCCCAGGGGCAATCATTAAGTGTTTGTGGTATTAATCTAGAAAACCCATGTTTCTCACATGGTCAATTGTATGTTGCCTGTTCCCGTGTTGGAAAACCATCAGATTTGTTTATCTATGCGCCAGgtaatcaaacaaaaaacatcgtATACCACAAAGCACtacaatga